The nucleotide window GAGCGTGGCGGTGTCGCCGTAGTTCTGGTTGACCCCTACCAGCGACTTCCCGGGCGCGGTCGCGTCGATGTCGCTCACGGTGATCGTCCGCTTGTACTGCTTCCCGCAGTTCCCGCAGGACCGCACGAGCTTGCCGAAGTTCCGCACCTTGAAGCCCGTGATGCTCAACCTGCCGGCGCCGTTGAACTGGAACACCTTGTCCGACGCCGATTTCGCGCCACCACCGATGACCTTGTACACGGCCTTCGACGACTTGCCCTTGAAGCTGGCCGCGTCCTCGCCGACGTCCAGCCACCAGACGTTCTTCAGCGTGCAGCTGCCCTTGCAGTGCACGCCGTCCGCGCCCGGCACACCGATGATCACGTTCTTCAGGACCGCGCCGTCGGCCAGCTCGAAGATGGGGTCCTGGCCCTCGTCCTGGCTGCCGTCGCCGAGCGCGCCCTTGCCGAAGAACTTCCTCAGCCTGCCGTCGTACGTGCCCGACACCTCGATCGTCGAGGAGACGGCCTTGCTGCCCTTGGCCGTGGGCCAGGTGACGGCGGCGGCGCCGGCCGTGGACAGCAGCGACGTCGTGGCGACGGCTCCGCCGGTGAGGGCGAGCGCGGCGACCGAGCCGATCACGGCCCGCCGCCTCGTGACCCGACGGCGGTGCCGAACGCGCTGTTCTGTAGGTGCGGTCATGTACCCGAATCCTTGGTGGTGGTGACTCCTGTGCCCTGTGGTCGCCACCGGTGCGGAAAGGGTTGCCGCGGCTTCAGAACTTTTTACGAATCGCCTTCGTCTGTCGAGTCGTCGTCGTCCTGGCCCTCGAAGTCGCCCGCCACCGCGTGGTCTTCACCGTCGGCCTTCGCCGTCATCGCGTACGTGTCGGCGCCCGCGTCACGGCCGCCGCGCTCGTGGTTGTACTGCCCGGCGAACACGAACTCGCCCTCCGGGACCGTACGACCGTCCTTGAGCACCCAGGTGAAGACCAGGAAACCGTCGTCCTCGGCGATCGTGAGGTCGAAGTCCTGCTCCGGCAGCGAGCGCCAGGCACCGGCCGAGGAGACCCCGCCGGTCTCGGCGATCCGCAGCTGCACGGTCAGCTCGGTGAGCTTCTCGCTCGTCTTCAGGGTGACATTGCTCTGCGCCCAGAAGTCGTTGCTGTGCGGGTCGACCGAGCCGTCCGACCAGAGCGGACCGTCCTCCTCGCCCGCCGACGTCGACAGCTTCGGCGGGGCGGGGGCCTTCGTCTCCGGGGTCTTCGGCGGCGTCGAACCGGCCTTCTTGTCCGCGTCCTTGCCGGTGGGCTTCGGGTCCGGGGCCGGCTGGACGGGCGCTCGGCTCGTCGCGTTCGGGGACGGCTCCGGGGTCGGCGACACCGTGACCGTCCGGTCGGCCGGTTCCTGCTCGCCCTTCACCGCCGAGGCGACGGCGTACCCGCCGATCCCCAGCAGGGCGGCGACCGCGGCCGTCGCGCTCACCACCCGCACCCAGCCCCACAGCGGCGGACGCGTCGCCTTCCGGCTGCGCCGACGCTCCTCGGGGGTGACCATGCCGCGCTCGATCCGGGCCAGGATGCGGGCGCGGTCGGGCTCATGGGACTCGGCTGCCTTGTGCAGCCGGGTCCGCAGCTCCTCGTGCACGTCCGTCATCGGTCCCTTCCTCCGCCACTCACCGCAGTATGCATCCGCCGCGGCGCGTCCGCGGGGCCGAGCAGCTTCTGCAGCTCGGCCATGCCCTTGGACGTCTGGCTCTTCACCGTACCGACAGAGACTCCGAGGGCGAGCGCCGTGTCCTTCTCGGAGAGATCGAAAGCATGCCGCAGCACCACACAGGCCCGCTTGCGGAACGGCAGTTTGCGCAGCGCCGACTGGACGTCGATGGCGCCCGGTATGTCGGGGTTCTCCGTCTTCTCCTCGCGCTGCGACCAGAACAGCGTGATCCGTCGCCGCTCCCTGACCGCGCTGCGGATCCGCGTGCGGGCCAGATTGGCGACGACGCCACGGGCGTACGCCACCGGATGGTCGGCCGCACGCACCCGGTCCCAGCGGTGCCACATCGCGAGCAGGGCGTCCGCGGCCAGGTCGTCCGCGGCGTCCGCCTCGCCCGTCAGCAGGTGGGCGAGCCGGGACAGTTCGGCATAGTGTCGTTCGAAGAAGGCGTGGAACTCCACGGAGGCTGCGTCGTCGACGACAGTGCCCACGGGCGACCTCTCTCCTCGCTGTGGATGTGGGATCGGACACCCTCCGGGCGCCCGGTGCCTGTGCGTGTCATGTGAATGACACGTGATCGTCCGGGAATGACCGGGCGAGATCCGGAAGAGTAGCAGTGATCGTTAGCGACGTTCGTACGGGACTTCGAACGCCGTCTTGCAGGCCGAACTCCGATTCCGTAACACGGGGAAAACCTGAATCGGGTTCAACGGGGGAACAATCCAGCCAGCATCCGCGCGTAGAACACGCATGTCACTAGGAGCACCGCCATGTCCGACGCACAGAAGGTG belongs to Streptomyces graminofaciens and includes:
- a CDS encoding pectate lyase, producing MTAPTEQRVRHRRRVTRRRAVIGSVAALALTGGAVATTSLLSTAGAAAVTWPTAKGSKAVSSTIEVSGTYDGRLRKFFGKGALGDGSQDEGQDPIFELADGAVLKNVIIGVPGADGVHCKGSCTLKNVWWLDVGEDAASFKGKSSKAVYKVIGGGAKSASDKVFQFNGAGRLSITGFKVRNFGKLVRSCGNCGKQYKRTITVSDIDATAPGKSLVGVNQNYGDTATLSKIRIHGDPRKKLKVCTRFQGNSSGEEPRQLGSGADGTNCKFKPSDITYK
- a CDS encoding SigE family RNA polymerase sigma factor, whose amino-acid sequence is MGTVVDDAASVEFHAFFERHYAELSRLAHLLTGEADAADDLAADALLAMWHRWDRVRAADHPVAYARGVVANLARTRIRSAVRERRRITLFWSQREEKTENPDIPGAIDVQSALRKLPFRKRACVVLRHAFDLSEKDTALALGVSVGTVKSQTSKGMAELQKLLGPADAPRRMHTAVSGGGRDR